In Salinibacterium sp. dk2585, a single window of DNA contains:
- a CDS encoding metal ABC transporter ATP-binding protein — translation MAEGGTSPAATIEVRGLNVSYERVRALVDVDITLLAGRVIGLLGMNGSGKSTLFGALMGSVRPSSGRIRLFGGDPAAARKANLVSYVPQSELVDWDFPVSVADVVMMGRYGRQGWTRRVRPADRTAVADALERVGLTELADRQIGELSGGQRKRVFVARGIAQEAQLLLLDEPFAGVDKGSERTIVTLLRSLADEGRSILISTHDLAGVPELCDEVVLLQNRVLFHGSPAEALTPERLALAFGLGVES, via the coding sequence GTGGCTGAGGGCGGGACATCGCCCGCAGCCACCATCGAGGTGCGCGGCCTGAACGTGAGCTATGAGCGGGTCCGCGCCCTCGTGGATGTCGACATCACCCTCCTTGCGGGGAGGGTGATCGGCCTCCTCGGGATGAACGGCTCCGGCAAGTCGACCCTGTTCGGCGCGCTCATGGGATCCGTGCGGCCCTCCTCGGGCCGCATCCGTCTCTTCGGGGGCGACCCGGCCGCCGCGCGCAAGGCAAACCTGGTGTCGTATGTGCCGCAGTCGGAACTGGTCGACTGGGACTTCCCCGTGTCGGTCGCCGACGTCGTGATGATGGGCCGCTACGGGCGGCAGGGCTGGACCCGGAGGGTGCGGCCAGCCGATCGCACGGCGGTCGCCGACGCGCTCGAACGGGTCGGGCTGACCGAACTCGCCGACCGCCAGATCGGCGAACTCAGCGGTGGCCAGCGCAAGCGTGTCTTCGTGGCGCGGGGCATCGCGCAGGAAGCGCAGCTCCTGCTGCTCGACGAGCCGTTCGCCGGCGTCGACAAGGGCTCGGAGCGCACGATCGTGACGCTGCTGCGCTCGCTTGCCGACGAGGGTCGCAGCATCCTGATCTCGACCCATGACCTCGCCGGCGTTCCGGAGCTCTGCGATGAGGTCGTGCTGCTACAGAATCGTGTGCTGTTCCATGGCTCGCCCGCCGAGGCACTGACACCTGAGCGCCTCGCGCTCGCATTCGGGCTCGGGGTCGAGTCGTGA
- a CDS encoding MFS transporter, with protein sequence MSQAASVPDPRRWKALAFIALAVSVIIMDATVVNVAVPTIIEDLGLVASEAEWMNSVYSLVFAALLITAGRIGDLFGRKRLFLIGVVVFGLASVLAAVSGSAAVLIAARLLQGLGGALIMPTALSSINTLFVGRERGIAFAVWGGTIGGMAAVGPLVGGWLTTEFSWHWAFLINVPIVVIVLVGASLFLRETRDPHATRGLDPLGILLSSVGLAAFVFGLIEGLRYGWWASKGDTDLFGLTWTADVSPVPLAFALALVLLTAFVLVERARGAAGKAVLLDLSLLRIRSFGFGSVAALVVSLGEFGLLFALPLFLQGGLGLSALDTGILVVWLALGTFLISARTPALTRRLGARAVVRLGLGLEVIAILGLGLTITLETNTWVYAAWLFLYGVGVGMATAQLTSVILIDVPVEQSGQASGLQSTFRQVGSAIGIAVLGSLLVTSLGSTFSNSLEGVDQLPQEARSGLVEAVEGSAGAAIPGIGSAVEESIAEVPGVPVGDADDVAEQVQESAQEAMVAAAKVTILSAAGVVLLGLLATLALPRVRSDEDDPVQAPPTTP encoded by the coding sequence GTGTCGCAGGCAGCATCCGTTCCCGATCCGCGGCGCTGGAAGGCGCTGGCGTTCATCGCACTCGCCGTTTCGGTCATCATCATGGATGCCACGGTGGTCAACGTGGCGGTGCCCACCATCATCGAGGACCTCGGGCTCGTGGCATCCGAGGCCGAATGGATGAACTCGGTCTATTCGCTCGTGTTCGCGGCCCTCCTAATCACCGCGGGGCGCATCGGCGATCTCTTCGGGCGCAAACGCCTCTTCCTGATCGGCGTCGTCGTCTTCGGCCTCGCGAGCGTGCTGGCCGCAGTGAGTGGCTCTGCTGCCGTGCTGATCGCGGCGCGCCTCCTCCAGGGCCTCGGGGGTGCGCTCATCATGCCAACGGCGCTCTCCTCGATTAATACCCTCTTCGTCGGCCGGGAACGTGGAATCGCCTTCGCCGTCTGGGGCGGCACGATCGGCGGAATGGCGGCCGTCGGCCCACTCGTCGGCGGATGGCTGACAACCGAGTTCAGCTGGCACTGGGCCTTCCTGATCAACGTGCCGATCGTCGTCATCGTCTTGGTGGGCGCCTCACTCTTCTTGCGAGAGACGCGGGACCCGCACGCAACTCGGGGCCTCGACCCGCTCGGCATCCTCCTGTCGTCCGTCGGCCTCGCCGCATTCGTGTTCGGGCTCATCGAGGGCCTGCGCTACGGCTGGTGGGCTTCCAAGGGCGACACCGACCTCTTCGGCCTGACCTGGACCGCGGATGTCTCGCCTGTCCCGCTCGCCTTCGCGCTCGCCCTCGTGCTCCTCACCGCCTTCGTGCTCGTGGAACGCGCTCGCGGAGCCGCGGGCAAGGCGGTGCTGCTCGATCTCTCGCTGTTGCGCATCCGCAGCTTCGGCTTCGGAAGCGTCGCCGCCCTCGTCGTGTCGCTCGGCGAGTTCGGACTGCTCTTCGCCCTGCCCCTCTTCCTCCAGGGCGGGCTGGGCCTCAGCGCGCTCGACACCGGCATCCTGGTCGTCTGGCTCGCCCTCGGCACCTTCCTCATCTCGGCTCGCACACCAGCCCTGACCCGCAGGCTCGGGGCGCGCGCAGTCGTGCGCCTGGGACTCGGGCTCGAGGTCATTGCGATCCTCGGGCTCGGGCTCACGATCACGCTCGAGACCAACACCTGGGTCTATGCGGCCTGGTTGTTCCTCTACGGCGTCGGTGTGGGCATGGCGACGGCCCAGCTCACGAGCGTGATCCTCATCGACGTGCCTGTCGAGCAGTCGGGGCAGGCGTCCGGCCTCCAGAGCACCTTCCGGCAGGTGGGGTCGGCGATCGGCATCGCCGTGCTCGGTTCGCTGCTCGTCACCTCATTGGGATCGACGTTCTCGAACTCGCTCGAAGGCGTTGACCAGTTGCCGCAGGAGGCCAGGAGCGGACTCGTCGAGGCCGTCGAGGGATCCGCCGGTGCGGCGATCCCGGGGATCGGCTCGGCCGTCGAGGAATCCATTGCGGAGGTGCCCGGCGTGCCGGTCGGTGATGCCGACGACGTGGCGGAGCAGGTGCAGGAATCAGCGCAGGAGGCGATGGTCGCAGCGGCAAAGGTGACGATCCTGAGCGCCGCCGGCGTCGTGCTGCTCGGACTGCTGGCCACCCTCGCACTCCCGCGTGTGCGCAGTGACGAGGACGACCCGGTGCAGGCGCCGCCTACTACCCCCTGA
- the rph gene encoding ribonuclease PH translates to MTDLRIDSRTPDQLRPVTFERGWSKQAEGSCLVSFGDTKVLCTASFTNGVPRWMTGKGKGWVTAEYSMLPRATNSRNDREAVKGKIGGRTHEISRLIGRSLRAVVDMKALGENTIVIDCDVLQADGGTRTAAITGAYVALADALDWGKQNKFIAQRAAPLSDSLAAVSVGIVDGTPMLDLAYTEDVRAGTDMNVVATGSGKFIEVQGTAEGVPFDRAELDALLDLALAGTNSLTALQKAALEA, encoded by the coding sequence ATGACTGACCTGCGCATCGATTCCCGCACCCCCGACCAGCTTCGCCCCGTGACTTTCGAGCGCGGATGGAGCAAGCAGGCGGAGGGCAGCTGCCTTGTGAGTTTCGGCGACACGAAGGTGCTGTGCACGGCATCCTTCACCAACGGGGTGCCGCGCTGGATGACCGGTAAGGGCAAGGGCTGGGTCACGGCCGAGTACTCGATGCTGCCGCGGGCGACGAACAGCCGCAACGACCGCGAGGCGGTCAAGGGCAAGATCGGCGGACGCACCCACGAAATCTCGCGTCTCATCGGCCGCAGCCTCCGGGCGGTCGTCGACATGAAGGCGCTCGGCGAGAACACGATCGTGATCGACTGCGACGTGCTCCAGGCGGACGGTGGCACCCGCACCGCTGCGATCACGGGCGCCTATGTCGCCCTCGCCGACGCGCTCGATTGGGGCAAGCAGAACAAGTTCATCGCGCAGAGGGCCGCGCCCCTGAGCGACAGCCTCGCGGCCGTCTCGGTTGGCATCGTCGACGGCACGCCGATGCTCGACCTCGCCTACACGGAGGACGTGCGGGCGGGCACGGATATGAACGTCGTCGCGACTGGTTCGGGCAAGTTCATCGAGGTGCAGGGCACGGCGGAGGGTGTGCCTTTCGACCGCGCCGAACTCGACGCCCTGCTCGATCTCGCGCTCGCGGGCACGAACAGCCTCACCGCGCTGCAGAAGGCCGCGCTCGAGGCATGA
- a CDS encoding metal-dependent transcriptional regulator: MNPASVGSAGNTVVEDYLKTIYSFSEWAEVAVTPSALAARLGLAASSVTEMVKKLAASGLVNHVPYGAISLTGEGHTLALRMVRRHRLIETWLVESFGYRWDEVHDEAEVLEHAISDRMLDAIFEKLGRPTRDPHGDPIPTADGTVVFPSAVLLADAPEGHEGVVVRIRDRDPKLLRYLTAEGFRLDSTVRVVGRKPFGGALTITLDGTEIDLGSEATGEIWVST; the protein is encoded by the coding sequence GTGAACCCTGCCAGCGTCGGCAGTGCCGGCAACACCGTCGTGGAGGACTACCTCAAGACGATCTACTCGTTCAGCGAGTGGGCTGAGGTCGCGGTCACCCCGTCGGCACTCGCCGCCCGCCTGGGCCTTGCCGCCTCGAGCGTGACCGAGATGGTCAAGAAGCTCGCGGCATCCGGCCTCGTCAACCATGTGCCGTACGGCGCCATCAGCCTCACGGGGGAGGGACACACGCTCGCGCTGCGCATGGTGAGACGGCATCGGCTCATCGAGACCTGGTTGGTGGAGTCGTTCGGCTACCGCTGGGACGAGGTCCACGATGAGGCTGAGGTGCTCGAGCATGCGATCTCCGACCGGATGCTCGATGCGATCTTCGAGAAGCTGGGTCGGCCGACGCGGGATCCGCACGGTGACCCCATTCCGACCGCAGACGGCACGGTTGTGTTCCCTTCAGCGGTGTTGCTGGCCGATGCGCCGGAGGGCCATGAGGGTGTGGTGGTGCGCATCCGCGACCGTGACCCGAAGCTGCTGCGATATCTGACGGCGGAGGGGTTCCGCCTCGACTCCACGGTGCGCGTGGTCGGCCGCAAGCCGTTCGGCGGCGCGCTCACGATCACGCTCGACGGCACCGAGATCGATCTGGGCAGTGAGGCCACGGGCGAGATCTGGGTCAGCACCTGA
- a CDS encoding metal ABC transporter substrate-binding protein has translation MPKTLASGRRIIAAMAATALVASLGGCASAPAEESTSDKPLVLTTFTVIADMVRVVGGDHVDVESITKVGAEIHGYEPTPSDLRNAASADLILDNGLGLERWFEQFVERLDVPHAVLTEGIEPIDIAGGEYLGRPNPHAWMSPVAGQQYVANIAEGLSDLVPEHAADFEAAAKEYSAELETLVAELEAAVQELPEERRVLVTCEGAFSYLARDLGLSEGYLWPVNSDTQGTPQQVKSAIELVRAGNVPAVFCETTVDDGAMRQVASESGAKFAGNLYVDSLSEEGGPVPTYLDLLRHDISVIAEGLGRG, from the coding sequence ATGCCGAAAACTCTTGCCTCGGGTCGCCGTATCATCGCGGCCATGGCCGCGACAGCCCTCGTCGCTTCACTCGGCGGATGCGCGTCAGCGCCCGCTGAAGAGAGCACGAGCGACAAGCCGCTCGTGCTCACGACCTTCACGGTCATCGCGGACATGGTGCGGGTGGTCGGGGGAGACCACGTCGATGTCGAGTCGATCACAAAGGTGGGGGCCGAGATCCACGGCTATGAGCCGACCCCTTCCGACCTCCGGAACGCGGCATCCGCAGACCTCATCCTCGATAACGGCCTCGGGCTTGAGCGCTGGTTCGAGCAGTTCGTCGAGCGGCTCGATGTGCCGCACGCCGTGCTGACCGAAGGCATTGAGCCGATCGACATCGCAGGCGGCGAGTACCTCGGTCGCCCAAACCCGCACGCATGGATGTCGCCCGTCGCCGGCCAGCAGTACGTCGCGAACATCGCCGAGGGCCTGAGTGACCTCGTCCCCGAGCACGCAGCCGACTTCGAGGCGGCGGCCAAGGAGTACTCGGCCGAGCTCGAAACACTCGTGGCCGAGCTCGAGGCCGCAGTGCAGGAGCTGCCCGAGGAGCGCCGCGTGCTCGTGACGTGCGAGGGGGCGTTCAGCTATCTCGCTCGCGACCTCGGCCTGTCAGAGGGCTACCTTTGGCCTGTGAACAGTGACACGCAGGGCACGCCGCAGCAGGTCAAGTCCGCAATCGAGCTCGTGCGCGCCGGCAATGTGCCCGCAGTGTTTTGCGAGACGACCGTCGATGACGGCGCTATGCGGCAGGTGGCAAGCGAATCCGGCGCCAAGTTCGCCGGCAACCTCTACGTCGACTCCCTGAGCGAAGAGGGCGGCCCCGTGCCCACCTACCTCGACCTGCTGCGCCATGACATCAGCGTGATCGCTGAAGGCCTCGGCCGTGGCTGA
- a CDS encoding metal ABC transporter permease: protein MSLIDWLVEPLMFDFMTRALLVTVVAGTTCALLSTWLVQIGWSLMGDAVSHAVLPGVAVSYLLGWPFAVGAFIFGVGAVALIGGVRATTKIKSDAAIGVVFTSLFALGLVIISANPSQTDLGHILFGNVLGVSDADIVQVVAIGAIACAILLAKRKDFTLFAFDRSHAGAIGINTRVLSALLLGLLALTVVVALQAVGIILVVAMLITPGATASLLSRRFDRMLLLSVVVTVVASIVGVYVSYYLDVSTGGAVVLAQAAAFVLAYLFGARGGVVTAALRRRRSMTA from the coding sequence GTGAGCCTCATCGACTGGCTCGTCGAGCCCCTCATGTTCGACTTCATGACACGGGCCCTCCTCGTCACCGTGGTGGCAGGCACCACCTGCGCGCTCCTCTCCACCTGGCTGGTGCAGATCGGCTGGTCGCTCATGGGCGACGCCGTCTCGCACGCCGTGCTGCCGGGCGTAGCCGTCAGCTACCTTCTCGGCTGGCCCTTCGCGGTCGGCGCCTTCATCTTCGGGGTCGGCGCGGTCGCCCTCATCGGCGGCGTGCGCGCGACCACCAAGATCAAGTCGGATGCCGCAATCGGCGTCGTCTTCACTTCACTCTTCGCCCTCGGACTCGTGATCATCTCGGCGAACCCCAGCCAGACCGACCTCGGCCACATACTGTTCGGCAATGTGCTCGGTGTCAGCGATGCCGACATCGTGCAGGTGGTCGCAATCGGCGCTATCGCCTGCGCGATCCTGCTCGCAAAGCGCAAGGACTTCACACTCTTCGCCTTTGACCGCAGCCACGCCGGGGCGATCGGCATCAACACGCGCGTGCTGTCGGCACTGCTCCTGGGCCTGCTCGCGCTCACGGTCGTCGTCGCCCTGCAGGCGGTCGGTATCATCCTTGTCGTGGCAATGTTGATCACTCCGGGTGCGACCGCGTCGCTGCTCAGTCGGCGTTTCGACCGGATGCTGCTGCTCTCGGTTGTCGTCACCGTCGTAGCGAGCATCGTCGGGGTCTACGTCAGCTACTACCTCGATGTCTCTACCGGTGGGGCAGTCGTGCTCGCCCAGGCGGCCGCCTTCGTGCTGGCCTACCTCTTCGGCGCGCGCGGCGGCGTCGTCACGGCTGCCCTGCGGCGACGACGGAGCATGACGGCGTGA
- the rdgB gene encoding RdgB/HAM1 family non-canonical purine NTP pyrophosphatase, which translates to MTRTLVLATHNQHKVVELRRILGSQLDGIELIGYDGPEPVEDGDTFEANALIKARAAHEHTGLPAIADDSGISVAALGGEPGIHSARYAGTRDDVDNYRLLLANLGDASDRRADFMCAAAFVDGEVEFAELGVWPGTILHEPAGTGGFGYDPVFKPEGLEVASAELSADEKNAISHRSRAFGALLPRVRQQLL; encoded by the coding sequence ATGACGCGCACACTCGTCCTCGCGACTCACAACCAGCACAAGGTGGTTGAGCTGCGGCGCATCCTCGGCTCGCAACTCGACGGCATCGAACTCATCGGCTACGACGGCCCGGAGCCGGTCGAAGATGGCGATACCTTCGAGGCGAATGCGCTCATCAAGGCGCGCGCGGCCCACGAGCACACGGGCCTGCCCGCGATTGCGGATGACTCGGGCATCAGCGTCGCCGCGCTGGGCGGTGAGCCGGGCATCCACTCTGCTCGTTACGCAGGCACGCGCGACGACGTCGACAACTACCGGCTGCTTCTCGCGAACCTGGGCGACGCGAGCGACCGCCGCGCCGACTTCATGTGCGCGGCCGCCTTTGTCGACGGCGAGGTCGAGTTCGCCGAGTTGGGCGTGTGGCCGGGCACGATCCTGCACGAGCCGGCGGGGACGGGCGGCTTCGGCTACGACCCGGTCTTCAAGCCCGAGGGGCTGGAGGTCGCGTCCGCCGAGTTGAGCGCCGACGAGAAGAACGCGATCAGCCATCGCTCGCGCGCGTTCGGGGCCCTCCTGCCTCGCGTCAGGCAGCAGCTGCTCTGA
- a CDS encoding DedA family protein, with translation MPFALIPWLDPETLITGFGAFALLGVCLIVFSETGLLVGFLLPGDTLLIITGVLTFADVIEMDIWWVCLAIAVAAFLGGEVGYLIGHKFGPSIFERKESGIFSRENVERTNAFFSRFGGLSVILARFVPILRTFVPVAAGIGHMDYRKYSLYNAIGALIWGAGLTFVGFVLGYIPPVEQFVRQYIDLILLIAVAATVIPTAFHYWRSSQKAKQARTAGIPTLNSEEIVLDPAYFDQDPSNDPDKRAP, from the coding sequence ATGCCTTTCGCCCTCATACCCTGGCTTGACCCCGAGACGCTCATCACGGGCTTCGGGGCCTTTGCCCTCCTGGGCGTGTGCCTCATCGTCTTCTCTGAGACCGGACTGCTGGTCGGCTTCCTCCTCCCCGGTGACACGCTGCTCATCATCACGGGCGTGCTGACCTTCGCGGACGTCATTGAGATGGACATCTGGTGGGTGTGCCTCGCGATCGCCGTCGCCGCCTTCCTGGGTGGTGAGGTCGGTTACCTGATTGGCCACAAGTTCGGCCCGAGCATCTTCGAGCGCAAGGAGAGCGGCATCTTCAGCCGCGAGAACGTCGAGCGCACCAACGCCTTCTTCTCGCGCTTCGGCGGGCTCTCGGTCATCCTCGCGCGCTTCGTGCCCATCCTCCGCACCTTCGTGCCGGTCGCGGCGGGCATCGGCCACATGGATTACCGCAAGTACTCGCTCTACAACGCGATCGGCGCGCTCATCTGGGGGGCCGGCCTGACCTTCGTCGGCTTCGTGCTCGGCTATATCCCGCCGGTCGAGCAGTTCGTGCGCCAGTACATCGACCTCATCCTGCTCATCGCCGTCGCGGCGACCGTGATCCCCACCGCATTCCACTACTGGCGTTCGAGCCAGAAGGCCAAGCAGGCGCGCACGGCCGGCATCCCGACCCTCAACTCAGAGGAGATCGTGCTCGACCCGGCCTATTTCGACCAGGACCCCAGCAACGACCCCGACAAGCGCGCTCCCTGA
- the murD gene encoding UDP-N-acetylmuramoyl-L-alanine--D-glutamate ligase: MSAAEKFRGRRVLIVGTGREGQAVAELAVPVATSVIAYTDDAAAAPAWAAAWGERVPVHVGSVEGAIDLVVASPGVSPQHPLLQRVRESGIELTTGTSLWLAEHAGQTVAVTGSKGKSTTSSLIHHLETALHGPAALGGNIGVPLLSLPDSPRYVVELSSYQCAGLTVSPHTAVVTSLFAEHLDWHGSEQAYFRDKLNLIAHGPRRVIVNANDSRLIAEVTARYPFMAPELVGLDESFHLADGWFMRGTERLFPRETLALRGEHNALNACLALAAVERDGLDLVAERERVASVLAEFTPLEHRLEEIPDASGLTFVDDSLSTSPYAAIEAMRAFADAPLTLLVGGADRGVDYAPLADYLAEHPIAAVIGLPGSGERLTGLMPAAQRVATAVDMADAVRQARALTPSGGYVLLSPAAPSYGIYRNYAERAADFRAAIGATASEG; encoded by the coding sequence GTGAGCGCCGCCGAGAAGTTCCGCGGGCGCCGCGTGCTCATCGTCGGCACGGGCCGCGAGGGGCAGGCCGTCGCCGAGCTGGCCGTGCCGGTCGCGACATCCGTCATCGCCTACACGGATGACGCGGCCGCCGCACCGGCCTGGGCCGCGGCGTGGGGCGAGCGGGTTCCCGTACACGTCGGCTCCGTCGAGGGGGCGATCGATCTCGTCGTCGCGTCACCGGGCGTGAGTCCGCAGCATCCGCTGCTGCAACGTGTGCGCGAGTCCGGCATCGAACTGACGACGGGTACGAGCCTGTGGCTTGCCGAGCATGCGGGGCAGACCGTCGCGGTGACGGGCAGCAAGGGCAAGAGCACGACGAGCAGCCTCATCCACCACTTGGAGACGGCGCTCCACGGGCCAGCAGCACTCGGCGGCAACATCGGCGTGCCGCTCCTGTCGCTGCCGGATTCGCCGCGCTACGTCGTCGAGCTGTCGAGTTACCAGTGCGCTGGCCTGACGGTGTCGCCGCATACGGCCGTCGTCACCTCGCTGTTCGCGGAGCACCTCGACTGGCATGGCAGCGAACAGGCCTACTTCCGCGACAAGCTCAACCTCATCGCCCACGGACCCCGCCGCGTGATCGTCAACGCCAACGACAGCCGCCTCATCGCCGAGGTGACCGCGCGGTATCCCTTCATGGCGCCCGAGCTTGTGGGCTTGGACGAGAGCTTCCATCTCGCCGACGGATGGTTCATGCGCGGCACGGAGCGGCTCTTCCCGCGCGAGACCCTGGCCCTGCGTGGTGAGCACAACGCCCTCAACGCGTGCCTGGCGCTCGCCGCGGTCGAGCGCGACGGCCTCGACCTGGTTGCGGAGCGCGAGCGGGTCGCGTCGGTGCTTGCGGAGTTCACGCCGCTCGAGCACCGGCTCGAGGAGATTCCGGATGCCTCGGGCCTCACCTTTGTCGACGACTCCCTCTCGACCAGTCCCTACGCCGCGATCGAGGCCATGCGCGCCTTCGCCGACGCGCCCCTCACGCTCCTCGTTGGCGGGGCCGACCGCGGTGTCGACTATGCACCGCTCGCCGACTATCTGGCCGAGCATCCGATCGCGGCGGTCATCGGCCTGCCTGGCAGCGGAGAGAGGCTCACGGGACTCATGCCCGCAGCCCAGCGGGTCGCGACCGCGGTTGACATGGCGGATGCCGTGCGCCAGGCTCGCGCACTCACGCCGAGCGGCGGCTACGTGCTGCTCTCGCCTGCCGCGCCCAGCTACGGCATCTACCGCAACTATGCGGAACGGGCGGCGGACTTCCGCGCAGCCATTGGCGCGACGGCCAGCGAAGGCTGA
- a CDS encoding CpaF family protein yields the protein MPQHPHSLITERVRDRVRRDGIDLTADRSIAGRLVREEVQRYSERALGGAVPMLADERDAEERILADLVGFGPLQPFLDDPNIEEIWINAPDQVFIARGGGAERTDIRLTSSQVRDLVERMLQSTGRRVDLSSPFVDASLPDGSRLHVVIPDVTRREWAINIRKFARRISALADLVQRGSLTLEAADFLRGAVRAGVNVIVSGATHAGKTTMLGALLAEAKERERIITVEETFELDLGGRDVVAMQCRQASLEGTGEITLRRLVKESLRMRPDRLVVGEVREAEALDLLIALNSGVPGACTVHANGARDALAKLSVLPLLAGRNIDASFVLPTVAGVVDLVVHCEQTADGHRRVAEIVAPTGVVDGGVVQAVSLFAMTADGLRPTGVAPPRAAKFGSAALVPAGIA from the coding sequence ATGCCCCAGCACCCGCACTCGCTCATCACGGAGCGCGTACGCGACAGGGTACGGCGAGACGGCATCGACCTGACGGCCGACCGCTCGATTGCCGGCCGTCTCGTGCGCGAGGAGGTGCAGCGGTACAGCGAGCGAGCGCTCGGTGGTGCCGTGCCGATGCTCGCCGACGAACGCGACGCGGAGGAACGCATCCTCGCAGACCTGGTCGGGTTCGGCCCGCTCCAGCCTTTCCTCGACGACCCGAACATCGAGGAAATCTGGATCAACGCGCCCGACCAGGTCTTCATCGCGCGCGGCGGCGGTGCAGAGCGCACCGACATCCGTTTGACTTCGTCGCAGGTGCGCGACCTGGTCGAGCGGATGCTGCAGTCCACTGGTCGGCGTGTTGACCTGAGTTCGCCCTTCGTCGACGCCTCCCTGCCCGACGGCTCACGGCTGCACGTCGTCATTCCCGACGTGACGCGCAGGGAGTGGGCCATCAACATCCGCAAGTTCGCGCGGCGCATCTCGGCGCTCGCCGACCTCGTGCAGCGCGGCTCGCTCACGCTGGAGGCGGCGGACTTCCTCCGCGGGGCGGTGCGTGCCGGTGTGAATGTCATCGTCTCCGGCGCGACGCACGCGGGTAAGACGACCATGCTGGGGGCCCTCCTGGCGGAGGCGAAGGAGCGCGAACGCATCATCACGGTCGAGGAGACCTTCGAACTCGACCTGGGCGGGCGTGACGTCGTGGCGATGCAGTGCCGCCAGGCGAGCCTTGAGGGAACCGGTGAGATCACGCTGCGAAGGCTCGTGAAGGAATCGCTGCGGATGCGCCCCGACCGGCTCGTCGTCGGCGAGGTGCGCGAGGCGGAGGCCCTCGACCTGCTGATCGCCCTCAACTCGGGGGTCCCTGGTGCGTGCACCGTGCACGCAAACGGGGCGCGGGACGCACTTGCGAAGCTCTCGGTGCTTCCCCTGCTCGCGGGGCGGAACATCGACGCGTCGTTCGTGCTCCCGACCGTGGCGGGGGTCGTCGACCTCGTCGTCCACTGCGAACAGACGGCGGATGGTCACCGCCGGGTTGCCGAGATCGTCGCGCCAACGGGCGTCGTCGACGGCGGTGTCGTGCAGGCGGTGTCGCTCTTCGCAATGACCGCCGACGGGCTTCGCCCCACCGGCGTGGCACCGCCCCGTGCCGCGAAGTTCGGATCGGCTGCGCTCGTGCCCGCGGGGATCGCGTGA